A window of Paenibacillus polygoni contains these coding sequences:
- the tyrS gene encoding tyrosine--tRNA ligase — protein sequence MNIIDELEWRDAINQQTDAEGLRELTSQKSISLYCGVDPTGDSMHIGHLIPFMVLKRFQLAGHRPVILIGGATGTIGDPSGRQSERSLQTLEEVQANVDALTNQMKKLFITEGDNQIRMVNNYDWTHKINVIEFLRDYGKNFSLNSMLAKDVVASRLESGISFTEFSYQILQSLDFLHLYQNEDVQLQIGGSDQWGNITSGLDLIRKKEGAEAKAFGLTIPLMLKADGTKFGKSAGGSIWLDPKKTTPFEFYQFWANTDDRDVVKYLKYFTFLSKEEIDGLAEKVETEPHKREAQKKLAEEMTRFVHGEEMLEQALRITAALFSGDIKSLTADEIEQGFKEMPTFEATNESKNIVDWLVDLGIEPSKRQAREDITKGAISMNGERVTDVNFEVTASEAIGGRFIIIRKGKKNYSLVKMS from the coding sequence GTGAATATTATTGATGAACTGGAATGGCGGGACGCCATTAATCAACAAACGGATGCGGAAGGTCTTAGGGAATTAACGAGCCAAAAGTCAATATCTCTGTACTGCGGTGTAGATCCAACCGGCGATAGTATGCATATTGGTCACTTGATTCCCTTCATGGTACTCAAACGATTCCAACTAGCCGGGCATCGTCCGGTGATTCTGATCGGCGGGGCTACGGGAACCATTGGAGATCCAAGTGGGCGTCAATCAGAACGTTCACTGCAAACACTCGAAGAAGTACAAGCGAACGTGGATGCACTCACGAACCAAATGAAAAAACTGTTTATTACAGAAGGCGATAACCAAATTCGCATGGTTAATAACTATGACTGGACCCATAAGATTAATGTCATTGAATTCTTGCGCGACTATGGTAAAAACTTTAGCCTCAATTCCATGCTTGCTAAGGATGTGGTAGCAAGCAGACTCGAAAGTGGTATTTCCTTTACCGAGTTTTCTTACCAAATTCTGCAGTCTCTGGACTTCTTGCATTTGTACCAGAACGAAGATGTTCAGCTGCAAATCGGCGGTTCTGATCAGTGGGGTAACATTACAAGCGGTCTAGATCTGATCCGGAAAAAAGAAGGAGCAGAAGCAAAAGCATTCGGTCTGACAATTCCGCTGATGCTGAAAGCAGATGGAACGAAATTCGGTAAATCAGCGGGTGGTTCGATCTGGCTCGATCCGAAGAAAACAACTCCATTTGAGTTCTACCAATTCTGGGCTAACACGGATGATCGCGATGTTGTGAAATATTTGAAGTACTTTACCTTCCTCTCCAAAGAAGAAATTGACGGGCTGGCTGAAAAAGTAGAGACAGAACCGCATAAGCGGGAAGCTCAGAAGAAGCTTGCTGAAGAAATGACAAGATTTGTACATGGCGAAGAAATGCTTGAGCAAGCGCTTCGTATTACAGCAGCACTCTTCAGCGGCGATATTAAATCCCTTACGGCAGATGAAATTGAGCAAGGGTTTAAAGAAATGCCAACCTTTGAAGCAACGAATGAATCGAAAAATATTGTAGACTGGCTTGTTGATCTAGGAATCGAGCCATCTAAGCGTCAAGCACGCGAAGATATTACAAAAGGTGCAATTTCGATGAATGGTGAGCGAGTTACGGATGTAAACTTTGAAGTGACAGCAAGTGAGGCCATTGGCGGTCGATTTATCATTATTCGTAAAGGTAAGAAAAACTACAGCTTGGTGAAAATGTCCTAG